The genomic DNA GCTGGACGTCGCCGCCGCCGTAGAAGGAGGGCAGCACCCGCTTCTCGTTGAAGAAGAGCTCGGCCATGCTGAACTCGACCTTGTCGTCCTTGGGTCCGGCGCCGATCACCACCACCGCGCCGCCGCGCCGGGCGGCGTCGTACGCGGCGCGGACGGTGGCGGACCGGCCGACCGCCTCGAAGACGTAGTCGAAGCCGCCGCCGGCGACACCGCGGGCGGTCGCCTTGAGCTCCTCGGGCGCGACCGCGTCGGTGGCGCCGAAGGCGAGGGCCCGCTCGCGGCGGGAGGCGACCGGGTCGACCACGGTGATCCGGGCGGCGCCGCAGATCCGGGCGCCCTGGACGGCGGCGATGCCGACACCGCCGGCGCCGATCACGGCGACCGAGGATCCGGGCTCCACCCGTCCGGTGTTGACCGCGGCACCGAGGCCGGTGGTGACGCCGCAGCCGATCAGCGCGGCCAGGTCGTACGGCATGTCGGCGGGCACCTTGAGCACGCTGTCCGCGGCGACCACGACCTCCTCGGCGAAGGTGCCGGTGCTGTAGAAGCCGAACGCGTCGGTGCTGCCGCCGAAGCGGAAGTTCGGGGTGGACAGCCGGCGCAGGCCGGCCACGCAGAGGTGGCCCTGGCCGGTGCGGCAGTGCGCGCAGTCGCCGCACGGCGGCATCCAGCAGAGCACCACCCGGTCGCCCTCGGCGACGCCGGTGACGCCCTCGCCGACCGCGACCACGTCGCCGGCGCCCTCGTGGCCGGGGACGAACGGGGCGGGCTGCGGCATGATCCCGGCCATGGCGGACAGGTCCGAGTGGCACAGGCTGGTCGCCCGCAGCCGGACCCGGACCTTTCCGGGGCCGAAGCCGACCGCCTCGACGTCGTCACGGACCTCCAGCTTGTCCTGGCCGGTCTCGTGCAGGATCGCTGCGCGCATGGCTGCTCCCGTGGTCTGGTCGGATCCGGGCGAGGACCCCGGATCTAGAACGCGTTCTACTGTCGGCTGACCCATGTATAGCGCATCCGGCACGCACGGAGAACCCGGCCCCGGAGCGGGGCCGGGGTCCGAAACCGCTTCCCCCGCGGCCCGGCGTCCTGGCATGATCCGCCCCCGTGATCCCCACCCCGGCCGCGCCGTCGCCCGCCGCCACGACCACCGCCTGCCCCGGGTGCGCCGCACCGATCGTCGACGACCCGCGCGCCCGCACCTGGTGCCCGGCCTGCGAGTGGAACCTCACCGATGCGGCCCCCGTCGTCGAACACCGCACCGCCCGGGCCCGCCGCCGGGCCGAGCGCGAGGAACGCCGCACCGCGGCCCGCGAACGCGCCGTGCGCGCCCGGGTGGAGCACGTCCACGGCCTCGTCGCCGCGGACGCCCCCGCCCACCGGGACCTCTCCGCGCTGGCCGCGTACGGGCTCGCCGGGCTGGTCCACCTGGTCTCGCTCGGCGTCCTCACCGGGTCGGTGCTGCTGCTCCTGACCGACGCCTGGCCGGCCCGGGTGCTCGGCTCGGTCGGTCTGCTGCTGGCCTTCCTGCTCCGCCCCCGGCTCGGCAGCTTCCGCACCGAACGGAAGGACGCCGTCACCCGGCCCGAGGCACCCGCGCTGTACGGGCTGGCCGACCGGGTCGCGGCCGCGCTCGGCACCCGGCCGGTGGACGCGATCGTGGTGGACGGCTCGTTCAACGCCTCCTTCGGCAAGCACGGACCGCGCCGGCGCTCCGTCCTCCACCTCGGCCTGCCGCTCTGGTACGCGCTCACCCCGCAGCAGCGGGTCGCCCTGCTCGGCCACGAGTTCGGCCACGGCGTCAACGGGGACAACCGCCGCGGCCTGTGGCTGCACAGCGCCGGCAGCGCGCTGGTCGAGTGGTTCCGGCTCACCCGGCCCGCACCGCACGACCTCCACCGCGAGGGGATAGTGGCCGTCGCCATGTGGGTCAGCCGGCTCTTCCTCCGTGCGGCCAACCTCGCCGCGTACGGGCTGCTGATAGCCCTGGAACGGCTCACCGTCCGCGCCGGGCAGGCCGCCGAGTACCGCGCCGACCGGCTCGCCGCCGACACCGCCGGCGCGGGCGCGGCGGCCGGCATGCTGGCGATGCTGCTGAACGGCCCGACCGTGGAGACCGTGATCCGCCGCCGCCGGGCCGTGCCCCGCCGGGGACGCAACCTGAGCAGCCGCCAGGCCCTCCCCGACCGGGACCTGTGGGCCGAGATCGCCGCCGACTGCGCCTCCGTCCCCGCGCAGGAGCGCGAGCGCCGGCTGCGGCTGTCCGCCCGCGAACTCGGCGCCGTCGACAGCACCCACCCGCCCACCCACCTGCGGATCCGGCTGTTGGAGCAGCAGCCGGAGGGCGAGCCCGCGGTGCGGGTCGAGCCGGCGGAACTGGACGCCGTCGAGGCCGAGCTGGCCCCGTACCGGGAGCGGATCGAACGCGAGCTGATGGCGGTGTGAGCAGGTCGCGACCTGCCCGGGAGCGGCGCGGATCCGAGCCGGGAGCGGTCCGGCGGGGTGCGGGGAAGGACGGAACTACCATCCAGTAGGGTCCGGGCAGGGTACGCCGCACCCCGGGCCGACGGATCGGCCCCGCACCGTGAGCAGGGAGCCTCCCCATGACCGACGCCATCGCGCGGGCCGACGCCCGGCCCGCCCCCGAGGTGCTCGCCGCGTTCGAGGCGGCGACCGGCTTCATGCCGGTCGACGAGGGACTCGCGCTCTACGCGGCCGCCGTCGACGCCGCCACCCGGACCGGCCTGCCCGTCCTCGAGATCGGCACCTACTGCGGACGCTCGGCGATCCTGCTCGCCGACGCCGCCCGGCGCACCGGCACCGTCGCGCTGACCGTCGACCACCACCGCGGCTCCGAGGAGCAGCAGCCCGGCTGGGAGTACCACGACCCGACCCTGGTCGACCCCGCCGTCGGCCTGATGGACACCCTCCCCACCTTCCGCCGCACCCTGCACGCCGCCGGCCTGGAGGACCACCTCATCGCCCTGGTCGGCCGGTCCCCGCAGGTCGCCGCCGTCTGGGGCGGCCGGCTCGCACTCGTCTTCATCGACGGCGGGCACACCGACGAGCACGCCACCGGCGACTACGAGGGCTGGGCGCCCCACCTCGCCGAGGACGGGCTGCTCGTCATCCACGACGTCTTCCCCGACCCCGCGGACGGCGGACAGGCCCCGTACCGGGTTCACCAGCGGGCACTGCGTGAGGGCTTCGAGGAGATCTCGGTGACCGGTTCGCTCCGCGTGCTGCGCCGTTCCGGGGGCTGACCGCCCAGTCGCCCCAAGCCTCCTGCGGGCACGATCACCGATGCTCTAACGTCTTCCTCCACGGTGGGGCCGTACGGGTCCGCCGTGGATCGGCATGCCCGCGCCCGATACGGTGTCGGCGGCAGCCGAACAGCTGAGCACACCGAGCGGCTCGACCGGGCACGGACGCAGAGGGTCAGTGGGGGCGAGGCAGGACATGACGGAACAGGACAACACCGCCCCGGCGGTCTGGGATCCGACCGCGCGCGGCGGTGCCGGCGGCTGGGTCCGCCGCAAGGCCGAGCCCGCGGGCGGGGCGCCCGCCGGCGCGGAGCCCGGCCGCCCGCCGGCCGCGCCGATGCCGCCCGGCGCGACACCGCCCGCCTCGCCGTTCGCCCCGCCGAACGCTCCGTCGCACGCCCAGCCGGGCGCCCCGGTGCCGCCGGGCATGACGGCTCCCTCGCCGTTCGCCGCGCCGCCCGCCCCTCCGGGGACCTCCCCGCACGCTCCGGCGCCGCCGGGTGCGACTGCTGCCGGCGTCCCCGGGACTCCGGGTGCTCCGGGTGCTCCGGGTGCTCCGGGTGCGGCGCCAGCGTCGCCGTTCGGCAGTCGGCCGCCGCAGAGCGGGCCGTGGGCGACGGACGGCGGGCCCGCGACGGCGGGAGCGCCGGGCGCACCCGGGACCCAGCAGCCCGCCCCGCCCGCACCCGCGCAGGGCGGTGTCACCAACGTCTTCGCACCCGTCCAGCGCGGCACGCAGCAGACGCCCGGCGGCCCCTCGGTGTTCGCCCCGGCGGAGCGCGGTGCGGCGCAGCCGGGTCCCTTCCCGCCCGCGGCGGGTGGCGCGGCCGACGTGTTCCCACCCGCCGACCGCGGTGCCGCGCCGTACCCGGCGGCGCAGGGTGCTGCGCCGGCGACGCCGTTCCCGCCCGCACAGGGTGGTGCCGCGCCGTACCCGCCGGCGGCGCCCGGGCAGGGCGGCCCTGCCGGCCCGTTCCCGCCCGCCGAGAGCGGCGCGCAGGCGGCGCCCGGCGGCCCCTCGGTGTTCGCCCCGGCGGAGCGCGGTGCGGCTCAGCCGGGTCCCTTCCCGCCCGGGGCGCCGGTGCAGGGCGAGCAGGCCGCGCCCGGGGCGTTCCCGCCGGGCGGTGCGAGTGAGCAGCCGACGGCGCTGATTCCGCCGGTCGGGCGGGGCGAGCAGCCGCCGGGGCCGTTCCCGCAGGCGCCGGGGGTGGCCGCCGACCCGTTCGCTCCCGATGACCGTGGTGCGGCACCGTTCCGGACCGCTCCGGGGCAGGGCGTGCAGCCCGGTCCGTTCCCGCCCGCGCCCGGTGTTGCCGCCGACCCGTTCGCGTCCGCGTCGGGGCAGGGCGCCCCCGGTGGCCCGTTCCCTCCCGCGCCCGGTGGCGGTGGCGGGGGGCCGTTCGCGGGTGGGCCGGCGTTCGGGCCGCAGGCGTCGCAGGGGGGCCCGGCGTTCGGGGCTCCTCCGTTCGGGACTCCGCAGGCGCAGGCGTACCAGCCGCAGCCGAGTGCCCAGTACGACTACAACAACGACCTCGCCGAGCCGTACGACGACGAGCCGCGCCGCAGCAGGATGCCGCTGCTGGTGGGTGCGGGGGTGGCGCTGCTGGTGCTGATCGGCGTCGGCGTGGTGTTCGCGGTGCAGAACGCGAAGGGCGGTGGCTCGCCGGAGGCGAAGGCGCCGGCGTCATCGGCTCCGCAGCCCGCTCCGGCGCAGAACGGCGGCGGCTCGGCCTCCCCGAACGCGTCCTCCGCGGCGCCGAGCGCGTCGGAGTCGGCGGGCGCCGCGGGGCCGAACGCGGCGGCGCAGGCGAAGGCGCTGGACGAGCTGCTGACCCGGGGCGAGAACGCGAAGGCGCCGATCGGCAGCGCGGTGGCGAAGGTGCGCAGCTGCCCGGCGAAGGCGGAGATCGACAGTGCCGCCGGGGTGTTCGACGAGGGCGCGAAGCAGCGGGACCAGTTGCTGGCGTCGCTGTCCGCGCTGCAGGTGACGGACCTGCCGGGCGGCGCGGAGGCGGTGCAGGTGCTGCGGTCGGCGTGGCAGCAGTCCGGGGACATCGACCGGGCGTACGCGGCGTGGGCGCGGACCGTCAGCAGCCAGGGCTGCGCGGGTGCGACGGCGCCGACCACGCCCGATCTGACCAAGGCCAACGACCTCAACCCGAAGGCCACGCAGTCGAAGAAGGACTTCGTGGAAAAGTGGAAGCCGATCGCGGGTGCCTACAACCTGGCGCCCCGCACCTGGGACAGGATCTGAACCGCTCGTGAGGCCCGAACGACCCGAACAGCACCACCGGAACGA from Kitasatospora terrestris includes the following:
- a CDS encoding Zn-dependent alcohol dehydrogenase, giving the protein MRAAILHETGQDKLEVRDDVEAVGFGPGKVRVRLRATSLCHSDLSAMAGIMPQPAPFVPGHEGAGDVVAVGEGVTGVAEGDRVVLCWMPPCGDCAHCRTGQGHLCVAGLRRLSTPNFRFGGSTDAFGFYSTGTFAEEVVVAADSVLKVPADMPYDLAALIGCGVTTGLGAAVNTGRVEPGSSVAVIGAGGVGIAAVQGARICGAARITVVDPVASRRERALAFGATDAVAPEELKATARGVAGGGFDYVFEAVGRSATVRAAYDAARRGGAVVVIGAGPKDDKVEFSMAELFFNEKRVLPSFYGGGDVQRTVARAVDLWRAGRLDLAGMITHRLPLEGVNEAIGQMRSGEALRTVLTLD
- a CDS encoding M48 family metallopeptidase, whose protein sequence is MIPTPAAPSPAATTTACPGCAAPIVDDPRARTWCPACEWNLTDAAPVVEHRTARARRRAEREERRTAARERAVRARVEHVHGLVAADAPAHRDLSALAAYGLAGLVHLVSLGVLTGSVLLLLTDAWPARVLGSVGLLLAFLLRPRLGSFRTERKDAVTRPEAPALYGLADRVAAALGTRPVDAIVVDGSFNASFGKHGPRRRSVLHLGLPLWYALTPQQRVALLGHEFGHGVNGDNRRGLWLHSAGSALVEWFRLTRPAPHDLHREGIVAVAMWVSRLFLRAANLAAYGLLIALERLTVRAGQAAEYRADRLAADTAGAGAAAGMLAMLLNGPTVETVIRRRRAVPRRGRNLSSRQALPDRDLWAEIAADCASVPAQERERRLRLSARELGAVDSTHPPTHLRIRLLEQQPEGEPAVRVEPAELDAVEAELAPYRERIERELMAV
- a CDS encoding class I SAM-dependent methyltransferase, which gives rise to MTDAIARADARPAPEVLAAFEAATGFMPVDEGLALYAAAVDAATRTGLPVLEIGTYCGRSAILLADAARRTGTVALTVDHHRGSEEQQPGWEYHDPTLVDPAVGLMDTLPTFRRTLHAAGLEDHLIALVGRSPQVAAVWGGRLALVFIDGGHTDEHATGDYEGWAPHLAEDGLLVIHDVFPDPADGGQAPYRVHQRALREGFEEISVTGSLRVLRRSGG